In one Sphingomonas hankookensis genomic region, the following are encoded:
- the cas7e gene encoding type I-E CRISPR-associated protein Cas7/Cse4/CasC, whose translation MTTTATDGIVPKLIQIHFLAAWPGALLNRDDAGLAKRLPFGTATRTRVSSQCLKRHWRMADDRHALHELARQNGVEGVRSKQAIEREVTGPLRARFDGAMVDAVEEAFITKFYGKNAKDKQQRQALLFGRPELAWLREEAERLLAESGSAAGVKAAADVWVKEQKNNLNQLRDQNLLAASLEAALFGRMVTSDTKANRDAAIHVAHAFTVHAMQTETDYFTVVDDLSDREQGDDAGAAGVFDTELTSGLYYGYVVVDVPLLVSNLTGCDRKDWAGDHDRTLAAQVVEHLVHLVAEISPGAKKGSTAPYSRAELVLVEAGDRQPRTLANAFRDAIATEDRTSNRSLGHRTAQAMAGHLTDLDRMYETGEARRLAALPDLAVPEVANGSLRELAAWAGSVVRDAAA comes from the coding sequence ATGACGACCACCGCAACCGACGGCATCGTGCCGAAACTCATCCAGATCCATTTCCTCGCCGCATGGCCCGGCGCGCTGCTCAACCGCGACGATGCCGGCCTTGCCAAGCGCCTGCCCTTCGGCACCGCCACCCGCACCCGCGTGTCGTCGCAATGCCTCAAGCGCCACTGGCGCATGGCCGACGACCGCCACGCGTTGCACGAACTCGCCAGGCAGAACGGCGTCGAGGGCGTCCGCTCCAAACAGGCGATCGAACGCGAGGTCACCGGCCCGCTGCGGGCACGTTTCGACGGCGCCATGGTCGATGCGGTCGAGGAAGCCTTCATCACCAAATTCTACGGCAAGAATGCCAAGGACAAGCAGCAGCGTCAGGCCTTGTTGTTCGGCCGCCCCGAACTGGCATGGCTGCGCGAAGAGGCCGAACGCCTGCTCGCCGAAAGCGGGAGCGCGGCGGGCGTGAAGGCGGCGGCGGACGTCTGGGTCAAGGAACAGAAGAACAATCTCAACCAGCTGCGCGACCAGAATCTTCTGGCGGCCTCGCTGGAGGCAGCCCTGTTCGGCCGCATGGTGACCAGCGATACGAAGGCGAACCGCGACGCCGCGATCCATGTCGCCCATGCCTTCACCGTCCATGCGATGCAGACCGAGACCGACTATTTCACCGTGGTCGATGACCTCAGCGACCGCGAACAGGGCGACGATGCCGGCGCGGCCGGCGTGTTCGACACCGAACTGACCTCCGGCCTCTATTATGGCTATGTCGTGGTCGACGTGCCGCTGCTCGTCTCCAACCTGACCGGCTGCGACCGCAAGGACTGGGCCGGCGACCATGACCGCACGCTGGCCGCACAGGTGGTCGAGCATCTCGTTCACCTCGTCGCCGAAATCTCGCCCGGCGCGAAGAAGGGGTCGACCGCGCCTTACAGCCGCGCGGAACTGGTGCTGGTCGAGGCCGGCGACCGCCAGCCGCGCACCCTCGCCAACGCCTTTCGCGATGCGATCGCGACCGAGGACCGCACCTCCAACCGCTCGCTCGGCCACCGCACGGCACAGGCGATGGCCGGCCACCTCACCGACCTCGACCGGATGTACGAAACCGGAGAGGCGCGCCGCCTCGCCGCCCTGCCCGACCTCGCCGTGCCCGAAGTCGCCAATGGCAGCTTGCGCGAACTGGCGGCATGGGCCGGGTCGGTCGTGCGGGACGCGGCTGCGTGA
- a CDS encoding type I-E CRISPR-associated protein Cse2/CasB — protein sequence MASNPATANMAPPDDWMTSISRQMKGMSSGDRAALRRMELTKSPAADAVAIKTLLRAEVPQSRIKDDWTRLRLIGHFAGLLSGTAALYAHDERRGVGAALFEASFSEKRLLRLLASRGEALGDQLALAVRILSRERQPVNLWDIYHLLGGDPVKSDAARLRMARHYYAAQAKSN from the coding sequence ATGGCGAGTAATCCCGCCACCGCGAACATGGCCCCACCGGACGACTGGATGACGTCGATCTCGCGCCAGATGAAGGGCATGTCGAGCGGCGACCGCGCCGCGCTGCGCCGGATGGAGCTGACCAAATCGCCCGCCGCCGATGCCGTCGCAATCAAGACGCTGCTGCGCGCGGAGGTCCCGCAGTCGCGGATCAAGGACGACTGGACCCGCTTGCGCCTGATCGGCCATTTCGCCGGGCTGCTGTCGGGCACCGCCGCACTCTACGCGCATGACGAACGGCGCGGCGTCGGTGCCGCGCTGTTCGAGGCGAGCTTTTCCGAAAAACGCCTGCTGCGCCTGCTCGCCAGCCGGGGGGAGGCGCTGGGCGACCAACTGGCGCTGGCCGTCCGCATCCTGTCGCGGGAGCGGCAACCGGTGAACTTGTGGGACATCTATCACCTGCTGGGCGGCGATCCGGTCAAATCGGACGCCGCCCGGCTGCGCATGGCGCGGCATTATTACGCCGCGCAGGCCAAATCGAACTGA
- the drmB gene encoding DUF1998 domain-containing protein — protein sequence MSGKRITLRQSQLVFGFGPGAMVDLPTRSVVIGGLDLWHMRERGSWRPVHEPRATAVLETLLRATGRLADDVQLTLRTPPADDEGRSGTGEPPGIEARIFPAWFVARDAETKGDIRRRRLVRWQDLNPKGRADFTDDDGCRVPVTPIRFVAGCHKGHLQDIDWSYAVHVDQPGRCVQPLWLEERGTSGDPASTRITCGCGASLSLRDAQADGRFGKCRGRRPWLNKDDAECGENLRFLTRTATNAYFPQVLTVISLPAAEDELTRLVEGQMDAIDWVTTEAEMTLARRANPSLRAALEGWSDTEIVARVAQLRATGHQTLAKAPKVAEFDLLASGLAEIGTDAPDARLHARTLPRDAWDGDRPRLAPIASVVAVHRLREVACLYGFTRFEAAPTAIDGDLEELHVAVEGAALAHDLDWLPAVEQLGEGIFLRFDPEAIAAWLARPTVTARHEALWSGWERWRQGQAYGDKLRFPNLAYYAMHGFSHALMNEIALDCGYPATALKERLYAVLEEDGPRYGLLLYTASTGAQGTLGGLVAVLPRLGAIAERALDRLALCSGDPICAEHDPDHHSDERALSGAACHSCLLVAETSCEARNLYLDRALTAPTVLTAETALFRD from the coding sequence ATGAGCGGCAAGCGCATTACCCTTCGCCAGTCGCAGCTGGTCTTCGGTTTCGGTCCCGGCGCGATGGTCGACCTGCCCACGCGATCGGTCGTGATCGGCGGGCTGGACCTGTGGCACATGCGCGAACGCGGCAGCTGGCGTCCGGTCCACGAACCGCGTGCGACCGCCGTGCTCGAAACGCTGTTGCGGGCGACCGGGCGGCTCGCCGACGACGTGCAGCTGACCCTGCGCACCCCGCCTGCCGATGACGAGGGACGCAGCGGTACGGGCGAGCCGCCGGGGATCGAGGCGCGTATCTTCCCCGCATGGTTCGTCGCGCGCGATGCGGAGACGAAGGGCGACATCCGCCGCCGCCGCCTCGTCCGCTGGCAGGACCTCAATCCGAAGGGGCGGGCAGACTTCACCGACGATGACGGCTGCCGCGTACCCGTCACCCCGATCCGCTTCGTCGCGGGCTGTCACAAGGGGCATTTGCAGGACATCGACTGGTCCTACGCCGTCCATGTCGACCAGCCCGGCCGCTGCGTGCAGCCGCTCTGGCTGGAGGAGCGCGGCACCTCGGGCGATCCCGCCTCGACCCGCATCACCTGCGGCTGCGGCGCATCGCTGTCGCTGCGCGATGCCCAGGCCGATGGACGCTTCGGCAAATGTCGCGGACGACGGCCATGGCTGAACAAGGACGATGCGGAATGCGGCGAAAATCTCCGCTTCCTCACCCGTACCGCGACCAACGCCTATTTCCCGCAGGTGCTGACCGTCATCTCGCTCCCCGCCGCCGAGGACGAACTGACCCGGCTGGTCGAGGGGCAGATGGACGCGATCGACTGGGTCACGACCGAAGCCGAAATGACCCTCGCCCGCCGCGCCAACCCGTCGCTCCGAGCGGCGCTGGAGGGATGGAGCGACACCGAAATCGTCGCCCGCGTAGCGCAACTGCGCGCGACGGGCCACCAGACCCTCGCCAAGGCACCCAAGGTCGCCGAATTCGACCTCCTCGCCTCCGGCCTCGCGGAGATCGGCACCGACGCCCCCGACGCCCGCCTCCACGCCCGCACCCTGCCGCGCGATGCATGGGACGGCGACCGCCCGCGCCTCGCCCCGATCGCCTCGGTCGTCGCGGTGCACCGGTTGCGCGAGGTTGCCTGCCTCTATGGCTTCACCCGCTTCGAAGCCGCCCCGACCGCGATCGACGGCGACCTCGAGGAACTGCACGTCGCGGTCGAAGGCGCCGCCCTCGCCCACGACCTCGACTGGCTCCCCGCCGTCGAACAGCTGGGCGAAGGCATCTTCCTGCGCTTTGACCCCGAAGCCATCGCCGCCTGGCTCGCCCGCCCCACCGTCACCGCCCGTCACGAAGCCTTGTGGAGCGGCTGGGAACGCTGGCGCCAGGGACAGGCCTATGGCGACAAGCTGCGCTTCCCGAACCTCGCCTATTACGCGATGCACGGCTTCTCCCACGCGCTGATGAACGAGATCGCGCTCGACTGCGGCTACCCCGCCACCGCGCTGAAAGAGCGCCTCTACGCCGTGCTCGAAGAAGACGGCCCACGCTACGGCCTGCTGCTCTACACCGCCTCGACCGGCGCGCAGGGGACGCTGGGCGGCCTCGTCGCCGTCCTCCCCCGCCTCGGCGCCATCGCCGAACGCGCGCTCGACCGGCTGGCGCTATGCTCGGGCGACCCGATCTGCGCCGAGCACGACCCCGACCACCATAGCGACGAACGCGCGCTGAGCGGTGCCGCCTGCCACAGCTGCCTGCTGGTCGCCGAAACCTCGTGCGAAGCCCGCAACCTCTATCTCGACCGCGCGCTCACCGCCCCCACCGTCCTGACGGCCGAAACGGCGCTGTTCCGTGACTGA